From a region of the Georgenia yuyongxinii genome:
- a CDS encoding rhodanese-like domain-containing protein produces MTSAPPSTSLLQRLRRLFGAPAEGTLGSTIDASRAVQAVREGASLLDVRERHEWKTGHPPQAVHLPLGELDMAARHLPADRPVVVVCASGMRSRGAAKRLRSLGYDAASLSGGLGAWQRAGGAVRR; encoded by the coding sequence ATGACCAGCGCGCCCCCCTCCACGTCCCTCCTTCAGCGCCTGCGCCGGCTCTTCGGCGCCCCGGCCGAGGGCACCCTCGGCTCGACGATCGACGCCTCCCGCGCTGTGCAGGCCGTACGTGAGGGCGCCAGCCTCCTCGACGTCCGCGAGCGCCATGAGTGGAAGACCGGGCACCCGCCGCAGGCGGTCCACCTCCCACTGGGCGAGCTCGACATGGCCGCTCGCCACCTGCCCGCGGACCGCCCAGTCGTCGTCGTGTGCGCCAGCGGGATGCGCTCGCGCGGGGCGGCCAAGCGCCTGCGCTCGCTGGGGTACGACGCCGCGAGCCTGTCCGGCGGTCTCGGGGCCTGGCAGCGCGCGGGCGGGGCGGTGCGGCGATGA
- a CDS encoding HAD family hydrolase: protein MVALSDLVRAETATTLAALRRAGVRSTLMLTGDTVPTARHIAAQVGIDDVRAVLLRQDKVAVREVKGGLGQREERSTVR from the coding sequence GTGGTCGCCCTCTCGGACCTGGTCCGTGCCGAGACGGCCACGACGCTTGCGGCGCTGCGTCGCGCCGGGGTGCGGTCGACGCTCATGCTCACCGGCGACACCGTCCCCACCGCTCGGCACATCGCCGCCCAGGTGGGTATCGACGACGTGCGCGCCGTCCTGCTTCGCCAGGACAAGGTGGCGGTACGGGAGGTGAAAGGCGGCCTGGGGCAGCGGGAAGAACGTTCGACCGTCCGGTGA
- a CDS encoding SLC13 family permease, translating to MTGPDRTESRDGHGSRCHQPRGAGRGGGAVPVEPAAGERGRRRHRAVFVPHRGAGRRAALAGFGDPIVVFVASLLVISEALDATGVTTWAGRALTDRAGTGVRSLLVAVMVLAGVLTAVVSPNGSVAALRPMVVVVAVRGGHPPSHMVMPLAFAAHAGSVLALSGRTE from the coding sequence GTGACCGGCCCGGACCGCACAGAGAGCCGCGACGGACATGGATCCCGCTGTCACCAGCCTCGCGGTGCTGGCCGTGGCGGCGGCGCTGTTCCTGTGGAACCGGCTGCCGGTGAGCGTGGTCGCCGTCGCCACCGCGCTGTCTTTGTACCTCACCGGGGTGCTGGACGCCGGGCGGCCCTCGCAGGGTTCGGGGACCCGATCGTCGTGTTCGTCGCATCCCTCTTAGTCATCAGCGAGGCGCTGGACGCGACCGGGGTGACGACCTGGGCCGGCCGGGCCCTGACCGACCGCGCCGGCACCGGCGTGCGGTCGTTGCTCGTCGCCGTGATGGTCCTCGCCGGGGTGCTCACCGCCGTCGTCAGTCCGAACGGGTCGGTGGCCGCACTGCGGCCGATGGTCGTGGTCGTGGCCGTCCGCGGTGGACACCCGCCGTCGCACATGGTGATGCCGCTCGCCTTCGCCGCCCACGCGGGATCGGTGCTGGCGCTGTCCGGCAGAACGGAGTGA
- a CDS encoding DUF302 domain-containing protein, producing the protein MSYGMTLTLDQPFDRIVPAVKEALAEQGFGILTEIDMAATLRAKLGVETTGQVILGACNPPLAHRALLAEESVGLLLPCNVVVRATAGDRTTVEALDPAVMVAVTGNEALRPVADEAAKRLRAALESLEQRQSG; encoded by the coding sequence ATGAGCTACGGCATGACCCTCACGCTCGACCAGCCGTTCGACCGGATCGTGCCCGCAGTGAAGGAAGCGCTCGCCGAGCAGGGGTTCGGCATCCTCACCGAGATCGACATGGCGGCGACGCTGCGGGCCAAGCTCGGTGTCGAGACCACCGGGCAGGTCATCCTCGGTGCCTGCAACCCGCCGCTGGCACACCGTGCACTGCTGGCCGAGGAGTCCGTCGGGCTGCTCCTGCCCTGCAACGTCGTGGTGCGCGCCACCGCCGGGGATCGGACCACCGTGGAGGCCCTCGACCCCGCCGTGATGGTCGCTGTCACCGGCAACGAGGCGCTCCGGCCGGTGGCCGACGAGGCCGCCAAACGGCTGCGGGCAGCGCTGGAAAGCCTCGAGCAGCGCCAGAGCGGCTGA
- a CDS encoding DUF1269 domain-containing protein yields the protein MSELIILGYDDHATAQQAYAKVLDLQRDFVVNLTGLAVVEVDAEGKKHVDTPSKIVGASAASGALWGAIFGLLFLVPGVGLLLGGALGAVTGKLGKSGIDHAFKERVENMLEPGKAAVVVMAGKLTEDKFAAAMREFGGTVLQTSLSEEDEKELADELGAG from the coding sequence GTGTCCGAGCTGATCATCCTGGGATATGACGACCACGCCACGGCGCAGCAGGCGTACGCGAAGGTCCTTGACCTGCAGCGGGACTTCGTGGTGAACCTGACCGGGCTCGCCGTGGTCGAGGTCGACGCCGAGGGCAAGAAGCACGTGGACACCCCGTCAAAGATCGTCGGCGCCTCCGCGGCCTCCGGCGCGCTGTGGGGCGCGATCTTCGGCCTGCTCTTCCTCGTGCCCGGCGTCGGGCTCCTGCTCGGTGGCGCCCTGGGGGCCGTGACCGGGAAGCTGGGAAAGTCAGGCATCGACCATGCCTTCAAGGAGCGGGTCGAGAACATGCTCGAACCCGGCAAGGCCGCCGTCGTGGTCATGGCCGGGAAGCTCACCGAGGACAAGTTCGCCGCTGCGATGCGTGAGTTCGGTGGCACCGTGCTGCAGACCTCCCTCTCCGAGGAGGACGAGAAGGAGCTCGCCGACGAGCTGGGGGCCGGCTGA
- a CDS encoding META domain-containing protein encodes MAGRGRAVPAGSLVLAASLLAACGVGVAEGGPDLVGKAFVSTEVRGHDLVADSQVRLIFGEDTISAVAGCNTLSGGASWDGGTLAVDDALATTMMACSGELMDQDAWLEQLLLSGPTLNLDGETLTVGDDADGLTLEQE; translated from the coding sequence GTGGCAGGCCGCGGGCGCGCCGTGCCCGCCGGCTCGCTCGTGCTCGCTGCCAGCCTCCTCGCCGCCTGTGGCGTCGGGGTGGCTGAGGGCGGTCCTGACCTTGTGGGCAAGGCCTTCGTCTCGACCGAGGTGCGCGGGCACGACCTCGTCGCGGACTCACAGGTCCGGCTCATCTTCGGCGAGGACACCATCTCGGCGGTGGCCGGGTGCAACACCCTCTCCGGCGGCGCGAGCTGGGACGGCGGCACCCTCGCCGTCGACGACGCCCTGGCCACCACGATGATGGCCTGCTCCGGCGAGCTGATGGACCAGGACGCCTGGCTCGAGCAGCTCCTGCTGTCCGGGCCGACCCTGAACCTGGACGGGGAGACGCTGACCGTCGGGGACGACGCCGACGGCCTCACCCTCGAGCAGGAGTGA
- a CDS encoding metal-sensitive transcriptional regulator, with protein sequence MQLDRDEMGKVVNRLKRAQGQLAGVVRMLDEGRDCEDVVTQLSAVSRALDRAGFAIIATGMKQCLVESDGEQTLDVQKLEKLFLSLA encoded by the coding sequence ATGCAGCTCGACCGCGACGAGATGGGCAAGGTCGTCAACCGGCTGAAGCGTGCGCAGGGCCAGCTGGCCGGCGTCGTGCGGATGCTTGACGAGGGGCGGGACTGCGAGGACGTCGTCACCCAGCTCTCCGCTGTCTCGCGCGCCCTGGACCGAGCCGGGTTCGCGATCATCGCCACGGGCATGAAGCAGTGCCTCGTGGAGTCCGACGGCGAGCAGACGCTCGACGTCCAGAAGCTGGAGAAGCTGTTCTTGTCGTTGGCGTGA
- a CDS encoding FAD-dependent oxidoreductase, protein MTSDLTAPAGRRIVIVGGVAGGMSAAARARRLDARARIVVLEQGHYVSFANCGLPYHLSGEIPDRSELLLHTPASLARTLDLDVRTGHRALSIDRAVRKVTVRSAAGTYTLPYDALILAPGAEAVRPPIDGLDHPVVHSLRTVPDVDRVRARIDALTDASGQDAPTAVVVGAGFIGLEAVEALVARGLRVHLVELADHVLPPLDAELAPLLAEELLTHGVHLHLGASAQSVAAMDTGSAGAASVTLSDGAVLSADLVVVNVGVRPASRLARDAGLELGARGAIRVDADQRTSDPQIWAVGDAVEVIQAVTGATAPVPLAGPANRQGRRAADSVCGRRTTPQAPVLGTAIVRVFGLTAAVTGASQTQLRAAGIDHEVVHLHPAHHAGYFPGAEQIHLVASFAPDGALLGAQAVGRAGVDKRIDVLATAIRAGMGADDLAELELAYAPPYGSAKDPVNMLGFVAQNVLDGTMPQWQAWELDEVLATTLVLDVRSRAEYDGGHLDGALNIPHTELRQHLRAVREAAAGRPISVRCASGVRSYLATRVLLAEGLDARNLSGGWLTLQAARPGVGRAELSVAGRR, encoded by the coding sequence ATGACGTCGGACCTCACCGCCCCGGCCGGGCGGCGGATCGTCATCGTCGGCGGCGTCGCCGGCGGGATGAGCGCCGCTGCGCGCGCCCGGCGGCTGGACGCCCGCGCGCGGATCGTGGTCCTCGAGCAGGGCCATTACGTCTCCTTCGCCAACTGTGGCCTGCCGTACCACCTCTCGGGCGAGATCCCCGACCGGAGCGAGCTGCTGCTGCACACGCCCGCCTCGCTCGCGCGGACCCTGGACCTCGACGTCCGCACGGGCCACCGGGCGCTCTCGATCGACCGCGCGGTCCGGAAGGTGACGGTGCGGAGCGCGGCGGGGACGTACACGCTGCCCTACGACGCGCTGATCCTCGCCCCCGGCGCCGAGGCGGTGCGCCCACCTATCGACGGTCTCGACCACCCCGTGGTGCACTCGCTGCGGACCGTGCCCGACGTGGACCGCGTGCGCGCCCGGATCGACGCCCTGACGGACGCGTCCGGGCAGGACGCACCCACCGCCGTGGTCGTCGGCGCCGGGTTCATCGGGCTCGAGGCCGTCGAGGCGCTGGTCGCCCGGGGGCTGCGCGTCCACCTCGTCGAGCTCGCCGACCACGTGCTGCCACCCCTGGACGCTGAGCTCGCGCCCCTGCTGGCCGAGGAGCTGCTCACGCACGGCGTGCACCTGCACCTGGGCGCCTCCGCCCAGTCGGTCGCCGCCATGGATACCGGTTCCGCCGGCGCCGCGAGCGTGACTCTGTCCGACGGCGCCGTCCTCTCCGCCGATCTCGTCGTCGTCAACGTCGGCGTGCGGCCGGCCAGCAGGCTGGCCCGAGACGCCGGCCTGGAACTCGGGGCCCGCGGCGCGATCCGGGTCGACGCCGACCAACGCACGTCCGACCCCCAGATCTGGGCCGTCGGCGACGCCGTCGAGGTCATCCAGGCCGTTACCGGCGCGACAGCCCCCGTCCCTCTCGCCGGCCCCGCCAACAGGCAGGGCCGCCGGGCCGCCGACTCAGTCTGCGGCCGGCGCACCACCCCCCAGGCGCCCGTGCTGGGCACTGCCATCGTGCGCGTCTTCGGACTTACGGCCGCGGTGACCGGCGCGAGCCAGACCCAGCTACGCGCGGCCGGAATCGATCACGAGGTCGTCCACCTGCACCCCGCCCACCACGCCGGCTACTTCCCCGGCGCGGAGCAGATCCACCTCGTCGCCAGCTTCGCCCCCGACGGCGCCCTGCTGGGCGCCCAGGCGGTGGGCCGGGCGGGCGTGGACAAGCGCATCGACGTGCTCGCCACCGCGATCCGCGCCGGGATGGGCGCGGACGACCTCGCCGAGCTCGAGCTGGCCTACGCCCCGCCCTACGGCTCGGCCAAGGACCCGGTCAACATGCTCGGCTTCGTCGCCCAGAACGTCCTCGACGGCACCATGCCGCAGTGGCAGGCCTGGGAGCTCGACGAGGTCCTGGCGACCACCCTGGTGCTCGACGTGCGCTCCCGCGCGGAGTACGACGGCGGGCACCTCGACGGCGCCCTGAACATCCCGCACACCGAGCTACGACAGCACCTGCGCGCCGTGCGCGAGGCAGCCGCAGGACGCCCGATCAGCGTGCGCTGCGCCAGCGGTGTGCGCTCCTACCTCGCCACCCGCGTGCTGCTCGCCGAGGGTCTCGACGCCCGCAACCTCTCCGGCGGCTGGCTCACGCTGCAGGCCGCGCGCCCAGGTGTCGGCCGGGCGGAGCTGTCCGTCGCCGGCCGGCGCTGA